The Microbacterium sp. Nx66 genome contains a region encoding:
- the ygfZ gene encoding CAF17-like 4Fe-4S cluster assembly/insertion protein YgfZ, with amino-acid sequence MSSSVFDGVPGAITGERGIAHFGDPFREQRRLATGTAIAPLDDRTVIEVSGPERLPWLDSITSQAVSGLRAGESTELLVLDPQGRVEHAAGVLDDGISTWLLADAGDAEGLATWLTRMKFRTQATVELRPDLALLGFVDGGSAADRVRGLDGVRVWVDPWQRISVGGHQYAAVSSHPGADLAWRIGIVPETAARALAADLDREDVAGLLAAEALRIAAWRPRWAAEVDERSLPHESDWLRSAVHLNKGCYRGQETVAKVHNLGHPPRRLALLQLDGSDAVLPEPGAPVFAGDDEVGHITSSARHHEDGPIALALLSRRAPVGDLVVRAEGIDIAASQQIIVPADAGATADVPRLTRLSRRPTAPDPRDAGV; translated from the coding sequence GTGAGCAGCAGCGTCTTCGACGGCGTCCCCGGAGCGATCACGGGTGAGCGCGGGATCGCCCACTTCGGCGACCCCTTCCGCGAGCAGCGGCGTCTCGCAACCGGAACGGCCATCGCGCCCCTCGACGACCGGACGGTCATCGAGGTGTCCGGCCCCGAACGCCTCCCGTGGCTCGACTCCATCACGTCCCAGGCGGTGAGCGGCTTGCGCGCAGGGGAGAGCACCGAGCTCCTCGTGCTCGACCCGCAGGGGCGGGTGGAGCACGCGGCCGGCGTCCTCGACGACGGCATCTCGACCTGGCTCCTCGCGGACGCCGGCGACGCCGAGGGACTCGCGACGTGGCTGACACGGATGAAGTTCCGCACCCAGGCCACCGTCGAGCTGCGCCCCGACCTCGCGCTGCTCGGATTCGTCGACGGCGGCTCCGCTGCCGACCGCGTGCGCGGCCTCGACGGTGTGCGGGTGTGGGTCGACCCCTGGCAGCGCATCAGCGTGGGCGGCCACCAGTACGCCGCGGTGTCCTCCCACCCCGGGGCGGACCTCGCCTGGCGGATCGGCATCGTGCCCGAGACGGCGGCGCGCGCACTCGCCGCGGACCTCGACCGCGAGGACGTCGCCGGGCTGCTCGCCGCCGAGGCCCTGCGGATCGCCGCCTGGCGTCCGCGCTGGGCAGCCGAGGTCGACGAGCGGTCGTTACCGCACGAGTCGGACTGGCTCCGCAGTGCCGTGCACTTGAACAAGGGCTGCTACCGCGGCCAGGAGACGGTCGCGAAGGTGCACAACCTCGGGCATCCGCCGCGGCGTCTCGCACTGCTCCAGCTCGACGGCAGCGACGCCGTGCTTCCGGAACCCGGTGCTCCGGTGTTCGCGGGTGATGACGAGGTCGGGCACATCACCTCCTCCGCGCGGCATCACGAGGACGGGCCGATCGCCCTCGCTCTCCTGTCCCGCCGCGCCCCCGTCGGCGACCTCGTCGTCCGCGCCGAAGGGATCGACATCGCCGCGTCCCAGCAGATCATCGTGCCAGCGGACGCGGGCGCCACCGCGGATGTGCCGCGACTGACGCGGCTGTCCCGCCGTCCCACAGCGCCGGATCCCCGCGACGCCGGAGTCTGA
- a CDS encoding FABP family protein has product MIELPTDLPADLAPLAWLIGVWEGSGVIDYPVGEERLQGEFTHRVSFSHDGGPFLNYAATATFVGDEAAPAVPLTAESGFWRLARPAAATDAGPALLPPTATPVTRTVDDVETLRSPNGAFPLEVSLARSDGMLEYYVGEINGPRVDLSSDAIVRGAGAKDYASASRMYGLVDGHLLWAWDIAALGTPLRAHASARLARV; this is encoded by the coding sequence GTGATCGAGCTCCCCACAGACCTCCCCGCCGACCTCGCCCCGCTGGCGTGGTTGATCGGCGTGTGGGAGGGCTCCGGGGTGATCGACTACCCCGTCGGGGAGGAGCGGCTGCAGGGGGAGTTCACCCATCGCGTGAGCTTCAGCCATGACGGCGGACCGTTCCTCAACTACGCGGCGACCGCCACGTTCGTCGGCGATGAAGCCGCACCCGCCGTCCCGCTGACCGCCGAGTCCGGATTCTGGCGACTGGCGCGACCGGCTGCGGCGACCGATGCAGGTCCCGCCCTGCTCCCGCCGACGGCGACGCCCGTGACCCGCACCGTCGACGACGTCGAGACGCTGCGATCGCCCAACGGCGCCTTCCCGCTCGAGGTGTCGCTGGCCCGCTCGGACGGCATGCTCGAGTACTACGTCGGTGAGATCAACGGTCCTCGTGTCGACCTCTCGTCCGACGCCATCGTGCGCGGCGCCGGTGCCAAGGACTACGCCTCCGCCTCGCGGATGTACGGGCTCGTCGACGGGCACCTGCTGTGGGCGTGGGACATCGCGGCCCTCGGCACACCTCTGCGGGCGCACGCCTCGGCGCGTCTCGCCCGCGTCTGA
- a CDS encoding winged helix-turn-helix transcriptional regulator: MALVLVLTNAPLSEQVLPALELLSHRTRQIPAEPAQLINAPEYDIVIVDGRHDLVGAKSLCRLLRATGQDAPLLLVVTEGGMSALSGEWGIDDVLLSTAGPAEIDARVRLALARRDEVAEPARVQASGVTIDEQSYSAKLHGRPLDLTYKEFQLLHFLATHPSRVFTREQLLSEVWGYDYFGGTRTVDVHVRRLRAKLGDQEQIIGTVRNVGYRFNVYEDDSLVGSR; this comes from the coding sequence GTGGCCCTGGTGCTGGTTCTGACCAATGCTCCGCTCTCGGAGCAGGTGCTGCCCGCCCTCGAGCTGCTGAGTCATCGCACGCGGCAGATCCCCGCCGAGCCGGCCCAGCTCATCAACGCCCCGGAGTACGACATCGTGATCGTCGACGGCCGTCACGACCTCGTCGGGGCGAAGTCGCTGTGCCGTCTGCTGCGGGCGACCGGGCAGGATGCGCCGCTCCTGCTCGTCGTGACCGAGGGCGGCATGAGCGCACTGTCGGGCGAATGGGGCATCGACGATGTGCTGCTGTCCACCGCCGGCCCCGCCGAGATCGACGCCCGCGTGCGCCTCGCGCTCGCCCGACGGGACGAGGTCGCGGAGCCGGCGCGCGTGCAGGCCTCCGGGGTCACGATCGACGAGCAGTCGTACTCGGCGAAGCTGCACGGGCGACCGCTCGACCTCACCTACAAGGAGTTCCAGCTCCTGCACTTCCTCGCGACCCATCCCTCGCGGGTGTTCACCCGTGAGCAGCTGCTGAGCGAGGTGTGGGGGTACGACTACTTCGGCGGTACCAGGACCGTCGACGTGCACGTGCGGCGGCTGCGCGCCAAGCTCGGCGATCAGGAGCAGATCATCGGCACGGTGCGCAACGTCGGTTACCGCTTCAACGTCTACGAGGACGACAGCCTGGTCGGCTCGCGCTGA